One window of the Lasioglossum baleicum chromosome 8, iyLasBale1, whole genome shotgun sequence genome contains the following:
- the LOC143211367 gene encoding uncharacterized protein LOC143211367 isoform X2, with protein sequence MAIACRALVPRRESLPSCVQFLSRLHGARPPCVHLHRLPERRKLLDKDARSAIRRETGAVRCADEQPEFHRSNGSPDDFLNYFEKSVS encoded by the exons ATGGCAATAGCATGTAGAGCTCTGGTACCACGAC GCGAGTCTCTTCCTTCGTGTGTGCAGTTCCTTTCGAGGTTGCACGGCGCACGCCCACCGTGTGTGCACCTGCACAG GCTACCCGAACGGAGGAAGCTGCTCGACAAAGACGCTCGATCTGCAATTAGACGGGAAACCGGTGCCGTGAGATGCGCAGATGAACAACCAGAATTCCACCGGTCGAACGGTTCCCCAGACGATTTTCTGAACTACTTCGAAAAGTCAGTATCATAA
- the LOC143211367 gene encoding uncharacterized protein LOC143211367 isoform X1, translating to MLWEFGSGGPVLTTGLMVLRYFPTGESLPSCVQFLSRLHGARPPCVHLHRLPERRKLLDKDARSAIRRETGAVRCADEQPEFHRSNGSPDDFLNYFEKSVS from the exons ATGCTATGGGAGTTTGGCAGCGGCGGTCCAGTCTTGACGACGGGTCTCATGGTGTTGCGTTACTTTCCCACAGGCGAGTCTCTTCCTTCGTGTGTGCAGTTCCTTTCGAGGTTGCACGGCGCACGCCCACCGTGTGTGCACCTGCACAG GCTACCCGAACGGAGGAAGCTGCTCGACAAAGACGCTCGATCTGCAATTAGACGGGAAACCGGTGCCGTGAGATGCGCAGATGAACAACCAGAATTCCACCGGTCGAACGGTTCCCCAGACGATTTTCTGAACTACTTCGAAAAGTCAGTATCATAA